Proteins from a genomic interval of Paenibacillus sp. FSL H8-0048:
- a CDS encoding efflux RND transporter permease subunit, translating to MKSLINFSLRNKFAVWLLTIIIVFAGLFSGMTMKQETLPNISIPYLSITTIYPGAAPEGVVNDVSKPLEQKLRNVDGVKMLTSTSLENASSVTIEFNYGTNLDNATAAVREALNEVKLPDGVQKPQISRFSLSSLPVISLSISDESSGDLEELTRVAENDIRPALEDIEGVASVQIAGQYVKEVSLKFNQEKLKQYGLTEDTIKGIIQASSLRVPLGLFEMDKAQKAVVVDGNITTVEDLKNVSIPLVPSAPGAAGAGAGAAGGAASSGAAAGGTGGTGAAAGSNGAGAAAMTGLPTVKLSELAAIEVVGKSESISRTNGKESIGIQIVKANDANTVDVVNGVKDKTEELKKQYKSMDLTVLLDQGKPIEDSVNTMLSKAAFGALFAVLIILLFLRNIRSTIISIISIPLSLLIAILCLRQMDITLNMMTLGAMTVAIGRVVDDSIVVIENIFRRLTLSGEKLRGRELISAATREMFVPIMSSTIVTIAVFLPLAFVSGMVGELFLPFALTMVFALLASLVVAITLVPALAHTLFRNGLKKGKKGHEDKPGALAGGYVRILDWCLSHKLITLGVAVLLLAGSLFLIKPIGVSFLPSQEEKNVTLTFSPKAGQTLEDVKALGLKAEKFILAQKHLDKMQYSIGGSGPFGMGSGNSGLFYVTYDSNTPDFDTVKEKLIEGLTKEVPDGVWGDLSGMAGGGLGGSTLTVNIYGDTLEQLKPVADEIAGIVQADTKNFKDGKTSLSEAYDQYTIVADQARLSSLGLTAGQLAMKLSPAGTRPVLTEVELDGKNYKVYIETDKDSYSSIEEMKAATLTSPLGITVPIGEVASIKQGQSPDSITREDGKMKVEVTADIISSDINSASNTVQDKIDALDLPEGVTITFGGVTEQINETFGQLGIAMLAAIAIVYFVLVVTFGGGLAPFAILFSLPFTVIGALVALLLAGETLNVSALMGALMLIGIVVTNAIVLIDRVIHKEHEGMSTRKALLEAGATRLRPILMTALATIGALLPLVTGLENSAGIISKGLGVTVIGGLVSSTLLTLVVVPVVYEFLMKFRSKKTYE from the coding sequence ATGAAAAGCTTAATTAATTTCTCACTCCGCAACAAATTCGCCGTCTGGCTGCTGACGATCATTATTGTCTTCGCCGGTCTGTTCAGCGGAATGACTATGAAGCAGGAGACCCTGCCTAACATTAGTATCCCTTATCTCAGCATTACTACTATTTATCCCGGAGCCGCACCCGAAGGCGTCGTGAATGATGTCAGCAAGCCGCTGGAGCAGAAGCTCCGCAATGTGGACGGGGTCAAAATGCTGACCTCCACCTCTCTTGAGAATGCCTCCAGTGTCACTATTGAATTCAACTACGGCACCAACCTGGACAACGCGACAGCAGCAGTCCGCGAAGCGCTGAACGAGGTGAAGCTGCCGGATGGGGTGCAAAAGCCGCAAATCTCCCGCTTCAGCCTCAGCTCGCTGCCGGTCATCTCCCTCAGTATCTCGGATGAGAGCTCCGGCGATCTGGAGGAGCTGACCCGGGTTGCCGAGAATGATATCCGCCCGGCGCTGGAGGATATTGAAGGTGTCGCCTCTGTGCAGATTGCCGGACAATATGTCAAAGAAGTCTCCCTGAAATTCAATCAGGAGAAGCTGAAGCAGTACGGACTGACCGAGGATACGATCAAAGGCATCATCCAGGCTTCCTCCCTGCGGGTGCCGCTCGGATTGTTCGAGATGGACAAAGCACAGAAGGCTGTTGTCGTGGACGGCAACATTACTACTGTGGAGGACCTCAAGAATGTCAGCATTCCGCTGGTTCCCTCTGCCCCTGGCGCTGCCGGCGCGGGTGCCGGGGCCGCTGGCGGCGCAGCTTCAAGCGGTGCTGCGGCTGGCGGCACTGGCGGTACCGGGGCTGCGGCTGGCAGTAACGGCGCTGGCGCGGCTGCCATGACCGGACTTCCGACCGTGAAGCTGAGCGAGCTTGCCGCTATTGAAGTGGTCGGCAAATCGGAATCGATCTCCCGCACCAACGGCAAGGAGTCCATCGGGATTCAGATTGTGAAGGCCAATGACGCCAACACCGTTGATGTCGTGAACGGGGTCAAGGACAAGACCGAGGAACTGAAGAAACAATATAAGTCGATGGACCTCACCGTGCTGCTGGATCAAGGCAAGCCGATTGAGGATTCGGTGAACACGATGCTGTCCAAGGCCGCCTTCGGTGCCCTATTCGCCGTGCTTATCATCCTGCTGTTCCTGCGCAATATACGCTCTACCATTATTTCCATTATCTCGATTCCATTATCACTGCTGATTGCGATATTATGCCTGCGGCAAATGGATATTACATTGAATATGATGACGCTCGGCGCCATGACCGTGGCCATCGGGCGGGTAGTCGATGACTCCATCGTCGTCATTGAGAACATTTTCCGGCGGCTAACGCTGTCCGGCGAGAAGCTGCGCGGCAGAGAGCTGATCAGCGCGGCTACCCGTGAGATGTTTGTACCGATCATGTCCTCAACCATTGTGACGATTGCCGTCTTCCTGCCGCTCGCTTTTGTCAGCGGGATGGTCGGTGAGCTGTTCCTGCCGTTTGCCCTCACTATGGTATTCGCGCTGCTGGCTTCACTGGTAGTCGCCATTACCCTGGTGCCTGCGCTTGCACATACCCTGTTCCGTAATGGACTGAAGAAGGGGAAAAAGGGCCACGAAGACAAGCCCGGCGCATTGGCGGGCGGGTATGTCCGCATCCTGGACTGGTGTCTCTCGCATAAGCTGATTACCTTGGGTGTTGCTGTCCTGCTGCTGGCTGGCAGCCTGTTCCTGATCAAGCCGATCGGCGTCAGCTTCCTGCCTTCCCAGGAAGAGAAGAATGTTACGCTTACCTTCTCCCCGAAGGCCGGGCAGACGCTGGAGGATGTGAAAGCGCTGGGCCTGAAGGCTGAGAAGTTCATTCTGGCCCAGAAGCATCTGGACAAAATGCAGTATTCCATCGGCGGCAGCGGCCCGTTCGGAATGGGCTCAGGCAATTCAGGCTTGTTCTATGTCACGTATGACAGCAATACGCCTGATTTTGATACCGTGAAGGAGAAGTTAATTGAAGGCTTGACCAAAGAGGTGCCGGATGGCGTGTGGGGCGATCTGTCCGGCATGGCCGGAGGCGGGCTCGGCGGCAGCACTCTCACTGTCAATATCTACGGCGATACGCTGGAGCAGCTCAAACCGGTGGCAGATGAAATTGCCGGAATCGTTCAAGCAGACACCAAGAACTTCAAAGACGGGAAGACCAGTCTCTCTGAAGCCTATGATCAATATACCATCGTGGCGGATCAGGCCAGACTTAGCTCACTCGGCTTAACCGCCGGACAGCTTGCGATGAAACTGAGTCCTGCCGGAACCCGGCCTGTACTGACTGAGGTAGAGCTGGACGGCAAGAATTACAAGGTCTACATTGAGACGGACAAGGATTCCTACAGCAGCATAGAAGAAATGAAGGCCGCCACGCTCACTTCGCCGCTGGGCATTACCGTCCCGATTGGCGAGGTAGCAAGCATTAAGCAAGGCCAGTCACCGGACTCCATTACCCGCGAAGACGGCAAAATGAAAGTCGAGGTAACCGCCGACATTATCTCCAGTGACATTAATAGTGCCTCCAATACTGTGCAGGACAAAATAGACGCTCTTGATCTCCCGGAAGGCGTAACCATCACCTTCGGCGGAGTCACCGAGCAGATTAATGAGACCTTCGGGCAGCTTGGCATCGCCATGCTGGCGGCTATAGCGATTGTATACTTCGTGCTCGTAGTCACCTTCGGCGGCGGTCTGGCACCGTTCGCCATCCTGTTCTCCCTGCCGTTCACAGTCATCGGCGCTCTGGTCGCCCTGCTCCTGGCTGGCGAGACCTTGAACGTCTCGGCACTGATGGGCGCACTGATGCTGATCGGGATCGTGGTCACCAATGCCATTGTCTTAATTGACCGCGTCATCCATAAGGAGCATGAGGGGATGTCTACCCGCAAGGCGCTGCTTGAAGCCGGCGCTACGCGTCTTCGCCCGATTCTCATGACTGCGCTCGCGACCATCGGCGCTCTGCTGCCACTGGTTACTGGCCTTGAGAACAGCGCCGGAATTATCTCCAAGGGGCTTGGCGTAACCGTCATCGGCGGTCTGGTCAGCTCCACGCTGCTGACCCTGGTCGTTGTACCGGTGGTGTATGAGTTCCTGATGAAGTTCCGGAGTAAGAAAACTTACGAATAA
- a CDS encoding TetR/AcrR family transcriptional regulator translates to MTAKSINKKEQIIKTAMQLFAVKGSSSTSMQEIAELCGISKGSLYLIFKSKEELELSIYIYCFRMIHAPLQQEEQAADREPREKLRNQLEILLSHVYELREFLQRQFQEVAGRGVAEIPDWVKQNNAALLRWFQQKLELMYGPEIMPYAGELCVLSHGMISSSIKLLFGRETALSIPELADRLVDWLDIMAAGLLAGQPAPLISSAVLAGWAEGQGEGPRQSPLQLIKAMKLRLSEADGISPEHAEDGLESLGILESEILTTRPRKAIIQGMIANLEGYPGLSVELSQLKKEFTPYMHTSCGLH, encoded by the coding sequence TTGACCGCTAAAAGCATCAACAAAAAAGAACAAATCATCAAGACCGCCATGCAGCTGTTCGCTGTAAAAGGCTCCTCCTCCACCTCCATGCAGGAAATTGCCGAATTATGCGGGATCTCCAAAGGAAGTCTATATCTGATCTTCAAATCTAAAGAAGAGCTGGAGCTCAGCATATACATCTACTGCTTCCGGATGATTCATGCTCCTCTGCAGCAGGAGGAGCAGGCCGCAGACAGAGAGCCCCGGGAGAAGCTGCGCAACCAGCTCGAAATTCTGCTCAGTCATGTATACGAGCTGCGCGAATTCCTGCAGCGCCAATTCCAGGAGGTGGCTGGCAGAGGTGTGGCCGAGATTCCCGATTGGGTGAAGCAGAACAACGCCGCCCTGCTGCGCTGGTTCCAGCAGAAGCTGGAGCTCATGTACGGGCCAGAGATTATGCCCTATGCAGGCGAGCTATGCGTGCTCAGCCACGGCATGATCAGCTCCAGCATCAAGCTGCTGTTCGGCCGCGAGACCGCCCTCTCCATCCCTGAGCTGGCTGACCGGCTGGTGGACTGGCTGGACATTATGGCCGCCGGCCTGCTTGCCGGGCAGCCCGCCCCTCTGATCTCTTCCGCAGTCCTGGCCGGCTGGGCCGAGGGCCAAGGAGAAGGTCCGCGCCAGAGCCCGCTTCAGCTGATCAAAGCAATGAAGCTCCGGCTTAGTGAAGCGGACGGAATCAGCCCGGAGCATGCCGAAGACGGTCTGGAGTCTCTGGGCATTCTGGAGAGCGAAATCCTCACCACCCGGCCACGGAAAGCGATTATTCAAGGGATGATTGCCAATCTTGAGGGGTACCCCGGGCTATCCGTTGAGCTTAGCCAATTGAAGAAAGAATTCACACCTTATATGCACACTTCCTGCGGACTTCATTAA
- the cls gene encoding cardiolipin synthase: MRRGLQAIVIIAAFVAFYYFGFGIFGSTAGTIISIFSTLTVISIGLGIFMENRNPSTTVSWILLLALIPVLGLVFYFLFGQNVFKRRKYDKKAQRDLMAYERIENDALRMHQDWSVFSPARQKLLGLSQRLGRTPISFSSETRILTNGEETFGTLLLELRQAQHHIHMEYYIFRADHIGTRIQQILIEKARAGVAVRFMYDAVGSIQLSRAFLKELSDAGVQVAAYGNSTSFFSSRVNYRNHRKIVVIDGDVGFMGGLNVGDEYLSRSKTYGFWRDTHMLLRGEAVRTMQIIFLQDWMHTTGEKILEQDYLSPQLRFTTGDGAVQIIASGPDNERRALKNIFFSMITTAEKSVWIASPYFIPDEDILTALRVAAMSGLDVRLLFPAKPDKWIPFLASHSYFPALLESGVKIYEYEKGFIHSKLLIADGEIATIGTANMDMRSFHLNFEVNALLLQTESVSRIVADFERDLQSTRQIVHETFMEKRLLERLLESAARLMSPLL, from the coding sequence ATGAGAAGAGGTCTGCAGGCCATAGTCATTATAGCGGCTTTTGTGGCTTTCTATTATTTTGGATTTGGGATTTTCGGCAGCACCGCCGGAACCATTATCAGTATTTTTTCCACATTGACGGTCATCTCCATCGGACTCGGTATCTTCATGGAGAACCGCAATCCCTCTACCACCGTATCCTGGATTCTGCTGCTTGCGCTGATTCCGGTGCTGGGGCTGGTGTTCTACTTCCTGTTCGGACAGAATGTGTTCAAACGGCGCAAGTATGACAAAAAAGCCCAGCGCGATCTCATGGCCTATGAACGGATTGAGAATGACGCGCTGCGGATGCACCAGGATTGGTCAGTGTTCAGCCCTGCGCGGCAGAAGCTGCTGGGTCTGTCGCAGAGACTGGGCCGGACGCCGATTTCGTTCAGCTCGGAGACGCGCATTTTAACCAACGGTGAAGAGACCTTCGGTACGCTGCTGCTGGAGCTGCGGCAGGCGCAGCATCATATCCATATGGAATATTATATTTTCCGGGCAGATCATATCGGCACGCGCATTCAGCAGATTCTGATTGAGAAAGCCCGTGCGGGCGTGGCGGTCCGGTTCATGTATGATGCGGTCGGGAGCATTCAGCTCTCCAGAGCCTTCCTTAAGGAGCTTAGCGATGCGGGGGTGCAGGTGGCTGCTTACGGCAATTCCACCTCCTTTTTCTCCAGCCGGGTGAATTACCGCAATCACCGCAAAATCGTGGTCATCGACGGCGATGTCGGCTTCATGGGCGGGCTGAATGTCGGGGACGAGTACTTGAGCCGCAGCAAGACCTACGGGTTCTGGCGGGATACACATATGCTGCTGAGAGGCGAAGCGGTACGGACGATGCAGATTATTTTCCTGCAGGACTGGATGCACACGACCGGTGAGAAAATCCTGGAGCAGGATTACCTCTCCCCCCAGCTTCGCTTCACGACCGGGGACGGGGCGGTGCAGATTATTGCCAGCGGCCCGGATAATGAGCGGCGTGCGCTCAAGAATATTTTCTTCTCCATGATAACTACAGCGGAAAAATCCGTCTGGATCGCCAGTCCCTACTTCATCCCCGATGAGGATATACTGACTGCGCTGCGTGTGGCGGCGATGTCGGGGCTGGATGTCCGCCTGCTGTTCCCGGCCAAGCCGGATAAATGGATTCCGTTCCTGGCCTCCCATTCCTACTTCCCGGCGCTGCTGGAGTCCGGCGTGAAGATCTATGAATATGAGAAGGGCTTCATCCACTCCAAGCTGCTGATTGCCGACGGGGAGATTGCTACAATCGGAACGGCCAACATGGATATGCGCAGCTTCCATCTTAATTTCGAGGTGAACGCGCTGCTGCTGCAGACCGAGAGTGTCTCGCGCATTGTCGCAGACTTCGAGCGTGACCTGCAGTCCACGCGGCAGATTGTCCATGAGACCTTCATGGAGAAAAGACTGCTGGAGCGGCTGCTGGAATCCGCTGCCCGGCTGATGTCTCCGCTGCTGTAA
- a CDS encoding phospholipase D family protein, whose translation MNQGRHPVTPEQLQITLASGAITASRHKRQTQLFLRRRSKLLIALILLLLWLAGVMLYQTHKPLPPGLSAESPAYKVNTVAFWHDLTYQDNSGKQAREEQILPRILQIIEESRQFLVIDLFLFNNYTHTDQQFPAVSRQLTDKLLAQKAAHPAMEIVFITDEVNTNYGSAPNALLDEMSAAGIKVIITDVDYLRDSTPAYSAVWRTFIQWFGQSGNGWIPNLMASGGPDITARSYLKLLNVKANHRKVVLSENTALISSGNVHDASAYHSNIALEVQGPIQEDILRSEQAAANLSGAGPLLSKPPKFKQPAVVSGEAPLEVRYLTEGKVYKYALEGIAAAGPGDVIWMGMFYLADDKIIDALLAADARGAQVRLLLDPNQNAFGRDKIGIPNRPVAMDLDRRSEGNILIHWYNTGEEQYHSKLLFIAKASGDSILLGGSTNFTARNLDDYNLENDLWVSVPREQPLHAEVEGYFKRLWNNEGAEYSLPLKEYQSDATWLKYILYRIQTRLGFTTF comes from the coding sequence ATGAATCAAGGCCGCCATCCCGTCACACCCGAACAATTACAGATTACGCTGGCTTCAGGTGCCATTACGGCATCCCGCCACAAGCGCCAGACGCAGCTCTTCCTGCGCCGCCGTTCCAAGCTCCTGATTGCCCTGATCCTTCTTCTCCTCTGGCTGGCCGGGGTGATGCTCTATCAGACCCATAAGCCGCTGCCGCCCGGACTTTCTGCGGAAAGCCCTGCTTACAAGGTCAATACGGTTGCCTTCTGGCATGACCTGACTTATCAGGACAACAGCGGCAAGCAGGCGAGGGAAGAACAGATTCTGCCCAGAATCCTGCAGATTATTGAAGAATCCCGGCAATTCCTTGTGATTGATCTGTTCCTGTTCAATAACTATACCCATACAGACCAGCAGTTCCCCGCTGTCAGCCGACAGCTTACCGATAAGCTGCTTGCCCAGAAAGCCGCTCATCCCGCCATGGAGATCGTCTTCATCACCGATGAGGTGAATACGAATTACGGCTCTGCACCTAACGCCCTTCTGGATGAGATGAGCGCGGCCGGGATCAAGGTCATTATTACGGATGTGGATTATCTGCGTGATTCGACTCCCGCTTATTCGGCGGTCTGGCGTACCTTCATCCAGTGGTTCGGGCAATCCGGCAACGGCTGGATTCCGAATCTGATGGCCAGCGGAGGACCGGACATTACCGCCCGTTCTTATCTGAAGCTGCTGAATGTCAAAGCCAATCACCGCAAGGTCGTGCTGAGCGAGAACACCGCTCTGATCTCCTCCGGCAATGTACATGACGCCAGCGCTTATCACTCCAACATCGCTCTGGAGGTGCAGGGCCCTATTCAGGAGGATATTCTGCGGAGTGAGCAGGCAGCGGCTAATCTGTCGGGAGCCGGCCCCCTGCTAAGCAAGCCTCCCAAGTTCAAGCAGCCTGCCGTCGTATCCGGAGAAGCCCCGCTTGAGGTCCGCTATCTGACCGAAGGCAAGGTGTACAAATATGCGCTGGAAGGAATCGCTGCTGCAGGACCCGGGGATGTCATCTGGATGGGGATGTTCTATCTGGCGGACGACAAAATTATTGATGCCCTGCTTGCTGCAGATGCCCGCGGTGCCCAGGTCAGACTGCTGCTTGATCCTAACCAGAATGCCTTCGGACGTGACAAAATCGGCATCCCGAACCGCCCGGTTGCGATGGACCTGGACCGCCGCTCGGAAGGAAATATCCTGATCCACTGGTACAACACGGGCGAGGAGCAGTATCACAGCAAGCTGCTGTTTATTGCCAAGGCATCAGGCGACTCCATCCTGCTCGGCGGATCGACGAACTTCACAGCCCGGAATCTGGACGATTATAATCTGGAGAATGACCTTTGGGTGTCTGTTCCACGGGAGCAGCCATTGCATGCGGAGGTGGAGGGTTACTTCAAGCGGCTATGGAACAACGAGGGCGCTGAATATAGCCTGCCGCTGAAGGAATATCAGAGTGACGCCACCTGGTTGAAATATATCCTCTACCGGATACAGACCCGGCTTGGATTCACCACCTTCTGA